From a single Mycolicibacterium mengxianglii genomic region:
- the eccD gene encoding type VII secretion integral membrane protein EccD has product MPKVTFPARCAVAVVCGEHLVSQVYPASVPIEVFIDDVVELLNEELRRRGLTGLESSIGYELQRANGTRLDVTKTLDDLGVEDGATLVLVPAIAGDSFEPQYESLSTGLARVGKRLFAPVTAQTAAHVALAILAMVALAVLAFAVRNRAVTDALAATIVTGALGLLTVGGAGAVARWWPDRTDLLSGFGWLSVPLLAVAAGAAAPGQIGAAHLFIAGLTVIVLICGLTALTHRHVIVAAVLVTLCVLGGLVALVRMWRPVPAQWLGMCALIALLLLLTLAPTISLWAARIRPPHFGSITGRDLFRRHDGLPVDAVAPVDDDAEEDQAEPNPDNTPRGAEIAAAAKRANSVLTGVCVGAAIALPAAVWTTLMPGREKATAAAVLAGLFAFIFICRARTFADKRQAVALVCGAAAAVCLGVAKYVFAAPAESGAAVLWGVLALAAFGFTGLLAALLVPVTRFTPLVRMLAEWLELVAIVAALPLAAWIGGLFTWVRMR; this is encoded by the coding sequence ATGCCGAAAGTCACCTTTCCCGCACGCTGTGCGGTCGCCGTTGTCTGCGGTGAGCATCTGGTCTCGCAGGTGTATCCGGCATCGGTGCCCATCGAGGTCTTCATCGACGATGTCGTCGAACTACTCAACGAGGAATTGCGGCGCCGGGGACTGACGGGGCTGGAATCGAGCATCGGCTACGAACTTCAGCGAGCCAACGGGACCCGCCTCGATGTCACCAAGACACTGGACGATCTCGGGGTGGAAGACGGTGCCACCTTGGTGCTCGTCCCCGCGATCGCCGGCGATTCCTTTGAACCGCAGTACGAATCGTTGTCGACAGGCCTGGCCAGGGTGGGCAAGCGACTCTTCGCGCCGGTGACCGCGCAGACGGCGGCCCACGTTGCGCTCGCGATCCTCGCCATGGTGGCGCTGGCGGTACTCGCCTTCGCGGTGCGGAACCGGGCGGTTACCGACGCCTTGGCGGCCACCATCGTGACCGGTGCGCTGGGCCTGCTGACCGTGGGCGGCGCGGGCGCAGTGGCCAGGTGGTGGCCGGACCGGACCGATCTGTTGAGTGGATTCGGCTGGTTGTCGGTGCCACTGCTCGCCGTGGCCGCGGGCGCGGCGGCCCCGGGCCAGATAGGCGCCGCACACCTGTTCATCGCGGGTCTGACCGTCATCGTGCTGATCTGCGGGCTGACTGCGCTGACCCACCGGCATGTCATCGTCGCCGCAGTGCTCGTCACGCTGTGCGTCCTGGGCGGCCTGGTCGCGCTGGTCCGGATGTGGCGGCCGGTCCCGGCGCAGTGGCTCGGAATGTGCGCGCTGATCGCCCTGCTGTTACTGCTGACGTTGGCCCCGACCATCTCACTGTGGGCGGCCCGAATCCGGCCGCCGCACTTCGGTTCCATCACCGGTCGCGATCTGTTCCGCCGCCACGATGGTCTGCCGGTCGACGCCGTGGCCCCGGTCGACGACGACGCCGAAGAGGACCAAGCGGAGCCGAACCCTGACAACACCCCGCGGGGTGCCGAGATCGCCGCCGCGGCCAAGCGCGCCAACAGTGTGTTGACCGGGGTGTGCGTCGGCGCCGCGATCGCGTTGCCGGCCGCCGTGTGGACCACCCTCATGCCGGGACGGGAGAAGGCAACAGCGGCAGCCGTTCTCGCAGGATTGTTCGCGTTCATCTTCATCTGCCGGGCCCGGACGTTCGCCGACAAACGCCAAGCGGTGGCGCTGGTGTGTGGGGCCGCGGCCGCGGTGTGCCTCGGAGTGGCCAAATACGTCTTCGCCGCCCCGGCTGAATCGGGGGCGGCGGTGCTCTGGGGCGTGCTTGCCCTGGCGGCCTTCGGATTCACCGGACTGCTTGCCGCACTTCTGGTTCCGGTCACCAGGTTCACCCCGCTGGTGCGGATGCTGGCCGAATGGCTCGAGCTGGTGGCCATCGTCGCCGCACTGCCGCTGGCGGCCTGGATCGGCGGACTGTTCACCTGGGTGCGGATGCGATGA
- a CDS encoding AAA family ATPase, translating to MTNPWTDQTRAPERGQAHRDMTGGRQDYQDSVSQTLRISDMVAPRKIPPGSGWRKFLYRATFHALNLGESPAERHYRELRDRIRRHIRKQYVIAVISGKGGVGKTTMTASIGAVFRECRPENVVAIDAAPGFGTLAGRIDEAPPGDYSAVLNDTDVQGYADIREHLGQNALGLDVLAGNRASDQPRPLVPSMFTGVLSRLRRTHNVILVDTSDDLEHPVMKAVFDSADTVVFVSGLTADTSLPVTRAIDLLRAMGYHELVSRSMVVLNDSRNNHDKEARVYLTERFRQSGATVEFMPYDPHLAKGGIIDTQHELHKKTRLRLFEITAALADKYTPDADRPQ from the coding sequence GTGACCAATCCATGGACTGACCAGACCAGAGCGCCGGAGCGTGGGCAGGCGCATCGGGATATGACGGGCGGCCGCCAGGATTATCAGGATTCCGTTTCCCAGACCCTGCGGATTTCCGACATGGTGGCGCCGCGCAAAATACCGCCGGGTTCGGGCTGGCGGAAGTTCTTGTACCGAGCCACATTTCACGCCCTCAATCTGGGCGAGTCCCCCGCCGAGCGGCACTACCGCGAACTCCGGGACCGGATCAGGCGCCACATCCGCAAGCAATACGTGATCGCGGTGATCTCCGGCAAGGGCGGGGTGGGCAAGACCACGATGACGGCCTCGATCGGTGCGGTGTTCCGGGAATGCCGCCCGGAGAACGTGGTGGCCATCGATGCCGCACCCGGTTTCGGCACCCTGGCAGGCCGGATCGACGAGGCGCCACCCGGGGATTACTCGGCGGTGCTGAACGACACCGACGTCCAAGGCTATGCCGATATTCGAGAACACTTGGGCCAGAACGCTCTCGGGCTCGATGTGCTGGCGGGTAACCGCGCCTCCGATCAACCGCGACCGTTGGTGCCGTCGATGTTCACCGGTGTGTTGTCCCGGCTGCGGCGCACGCACAACGTGATCCTGGTGGACACCTCCGACGACCTGGAGCATCCGGTGATGAAGGCGGTGTTCGACTCCGCCGATACCGTCGTGTTCGTGTCCGGGTTGACAGCCGACACCTCCCTGCCGGTGACACGCGCCATCGATCTGCTCAGGGCGATGGGTTACCACGAGCTGGTGTCGCGCAGCATGGTCGTCCTCAACGACAGCCGCAACAACCACGACAAAGAAGCGCGGGTCTATCTGACCGAGCGATTCCGTCAATCCGGGGCGACGGTCGAATTCATGCCCTACGATCCACATTTGGCAAAGGGCGGGATCATCGACACCCAGCACGAGCTGCACAAGAAGACGCGGCTGCGGCTTTTCGAAATCACCGCCGCGCTCGCGGACAAATACACCCCGGACGCCGACAGGCCGCAGTAA